The Natronobacterium texcoconense genome includes the window ACGAGGCCGAACGCGTCGTCGACGAACTCGGCTACGACGCCCTCAAATTCGACCTCGACGTTCCCTCCGGTCACGAGAAGGATCGAGCGAATCGCCACCTCCGTCCACCCGAAATCGAGCACAAGACCTCGATCGTCGAGGCCGTCACCGAACGCGTGGGCTCCCGCGCCGACGTCGCCTTCGACTGCCACTGGTCGTTCTCCGGAGAGAGCGCAAAACGGCTGGCGAAACGGCTCGAGGAGTACGACGTCTGGTGGCTCGAGGATCCCGTCCCGCCGGAGAACCACGACGTCCAGCGGGAGGTCACCCAGTCGACGACGACCCCGGTCGCCGTCGGCGAGAACGTCTACCGAACCCACGGCCAGCGACGGCTACTCGAGGAACAGGCGGTCGACATCATCGCACCGGACATGCCAAAGGTCGGCGGCATGCGCGAGACGAGCAAGATCGCGGACCTCGCGGACCTCTACTACGTCCCCGTCGCGATGCACAACGTCGCCTCGCCCGTCGCGACGATGGGAAGCGTCCACGTCGGCGCATCGATCTCGAACATGCTTGCCGTAGAGTACCACTCCTACGAACTCGAGTGGTGGGCGGATCTCGTCGAAGAGGACGTCATCGAGGACGGCTACATCGAGGTTCCGGAGGAGCCGGGACTGGGGGTGACGCTCGATATGGACGTCGTCGAGGAGCAGATGGTCGAGGGTGAGGAACTCTTTGACGAAGCATAGCTTCGTCAAGCTCGCTGAGCTCTGCTCAGCGTAGTTCGACGAGGCGTAACAGTTTGCAACGCGAGAGGAAAGCAGGCGGGAAAGAGAGAGCGTTAGCCTTCCATGCCACCGAAGGAGAGTCCGCTCTCCACGTAGTTCTGTGCGGCGAAGTAGATGATCGCGATGGGGAGCGCGAACAGGATCGCGAAGGCCGCGAACTCGGTCCACGGCGTCTCGTACTCGTCGGTTGCGAGCGCGTAGAGTTCGACAGAGAGAGTGTAGTTCTCCGGTTGCAACAGTGTCTGTGCGATGATGAACTCGTTCCATCCGGCGAGGAACGTGAAGATCAAGATCACGGCGATACCTGGCTTCGAGAGCGGCAGGATGACCTCGCGGATGACCTGCCACTGACTCGCGCCGTCGACGATCGCTGCCTCCTCGTAGGAGACGGGGATGTTGTCCATGAACGTCTTTAGCAGCCAGGTGTTGAACGGGATCGCGCCCGCGGCGTAGAACAGCCCGAGCACGAACAGGTTGTTGCTCAACCCGAGGTTGACGAACAGGGCGTAGAGCGCGACCAGCGTCGCGATCGACAGCCCGGCGCCGACCTGGGTGAACAGGACGTAGCCGTAGAGGACCTTCTCGCGACCCTCGAAGTTCCGTCTCGAGAGCGCGTACGCGCCGGGAATGATGACGGACAGTGAGACGCTGACGGTCACGAAGACGACGATCAGGCTGTTGAACAGCGCGCCCGGTTCGCCGAATTCGCCGTTCTGCCAGATGAAGTTCGACTCGAACAGCACCCAGCGGTAGGCGTCCAGGTTGTACGTCGAGGGATCGGCGAACAGCCCCTCGGAACTCAACAGGGCCGTTCCCTGGGAGAACGAGGCAGAGACGATCCAGTACACCGGGAACATCAGCAACACCACGAGCAGAGTGGCGCCGGCGCTGCCGGCGACCGTCTTTCCGACGTCGAGAACGCTCCGTCGACCGGTTCGAACCTGCTCGATAGTCTTCTCTATGTCGTCGATCATTCGTTGCTCACCCCGTCAGCGAGGTTACCCTTCTTCACTGCAATCCACATGAACATGCCCACGAACACGAGTGCCGTGACCATGATCGCGGACGAGAGCGCGTACTCGTTGAGCTCGATCGCCTCGCGGAACCCGTAGACGAGGATGAGCTCGTTGTCTCGGGCAGGCCCACCGCGGTTGAACACCCACGGAACCAGGAACTGCTGGAACGAGGCTGCCGCGGTGAGAATCGAGGCGAACATCACCGGACGTTTGATCGCCGGCATCGTGACGTGCCAGAACCGATGGAAGTAGCCGGCGCCGTCGACTTTCGCGGCGTCGTGAAGCTCCATCGGGACGTCCTGGAGCGCGCTGACGATGATGATCACCATGAACGGGTATGCCAGCCAGACTTCGGTCGTGACGTACGACGCGAAGGTGCTCCAGCGGCTCCCGAACCATGCAACCGGGATGTCTACGAGCAGGAACTCGGGTGCGTTTATCGTCACGAAAAAGAGTAGCCAGTCGATTACGCCGACGATACTCGCCACGGCGCTGTTGTACATCGAGAGTATCTCGTTGAACGGTCCAAACCGGGCGCTGCTGAACATCCCTCGCCAGACGGTGATCGAGAAGATCTCCGGGAATCCAAGCGGGACGATTACGAGGGCACGCATGTACCGTTTCCCGCGGACGCGAGCGTGCGTGAGGACGAGCGCGATGGCAACACCGACGATGATCTTGGCCGTGACGCTCACGGCGAGGAACAGCCAGGTGACTCCGAGGGAGTTCCAGAACTGCGTGTCCGTAAAGAGCTGGACGTAGTTGTCGATCCCGATGAAGTTCGCTTCGCCCCCGATGACCGTTCCGGTGTGAGTCGCGTCCGTAAAGGAGAGGTAGATTAGGAACGCGATCGGGAACAGCATAAACGAGAGGAACAGTACGATCCCCGGTGCAACGAGGAAGAACGCAAGCCAGTCGCGATCTTCCAGGAAGCCGGGGAGCTGCTGCTGGCCGCGGTCCGAGAAGCGTTCGAAGAATGACGTGGACATAATTAAGCGACTAACTGGTGGTTAGCTCAGTCCCAACGAGACCGAATCTCTTCGGCAGCCGCGTCCATCGCGTCTTCGGCACTCTCCTGATCGTTGAACACCTGTTCGAGGGCGTCCTCGACCGGGTTCCAGACCTGATCCATCCGCTCGTGGGCAGGCATCTGGATCCCCATGCTGACGGTCTCGGCGAACGCCGCGACGTCGTCACCGAGGTCGTCGTCGTCCGCGTACTCCTGATGGACCGGGATGGAACCGTGGTTCTGGGCGTTCGAGACGATCGCGTCCTCGCTGGTCGCGTGCCACTCGGCCCACTCGACGGCCGTCTCGACTTCTTCTTCGGGTGCGTCCTCGAGGTTGCTGGTGAAGTACCAGAGCTGGATGCCGGTGTACGGCGTCGGGTCGCCGCCCTCGATGTCGGGCATCGAGGTGACGGTGACGTCGATGTCCGAGTCGCGGAAGCCGTCGACTTCCCACGGCCCGTTGATTGCGAACGGTGCGTTGCCGTCGGCGAATACGGGAATCTGTGCCTCGTATGCAGGGTCTGCCGGGACGTACGGCCAAATTTCGTTCTGAAGCAGTTCGACGCCCTCGACGAAGTCGTCCTCGTCGATGTGGGTGTCTTCGGTCTCGGAGTCGAAGAATCGGCCACCGAACGCCTGCGCGAACGTACTGATGAAGTACGGGTCGGCCGGTGGACAGGAGAGACCGTACATCCCCTCTTCGGGGTCGTGGTACTCGTCCATGATCTCGACCATCTCGTCGAGCGTCTCCGGTGGCTCGTCGACCATGTCCTCGTTGTACATGAGCGTCACCGCTTCGGATGCGTACGGGATACCGTACACGCCACCTTCCCACTGAGCGGCCTGGACTGCAGCCTCGGTGAACGTTCCCTCGAGGTCGATCGAGAGGTCGTCGGACGCGTCGTAGATGAAGTCCCGGTCGTAGTAGGTGCCAACCCAGTCGTGGGCCCAGCCGAACGTCTCCGGGCCTTCACCGGACGGAATCGCCGTGTCGAGCTGGTCGACGATCTCCGGGACCTGTTCGACGTTCAGCTCCTCGTCACGGTCCTCATTGAACGCAGCAACGTGATCTTCGAGGTCCGACTGCTCTGCGTCCGTGAAGTCGTGCCACAGGGTCGTTCCCTGGTCGTCGCTGCCCCCGAGACAGCCAGCGACCGACATCGTCGTTAGCCCTCCGATCCCCGCCAGAACTTGCCTGCGTTGCATTGGCATGAAACTAGTTACGAATTATGTCTTCATATATTTAATCGTTAGGGTCGGCGGTCCACAGGTCATCAATTCGAGAAGCAGTGGGTGCGAATCGAGACGTTCCCGACGTGAGTGGATTTTAGAAACAAGTGGTGAAATATTACATCCTCAATTGACGTTTTTGGGAAAGACTTTATATCGTGGAGACGAACTGCTGCCAAATGGCACGGGTCACCATCGACTCCCTCCGAAAGGAGTACGACGTCGGACGGGTCGTCGCGGTCGACGACCTCGACCTCGAGATCGAAGACGGCGAGTTCGTCACCGTCGTGGGACCGTCGGGCTGTGGGAAGACGACCACGCTTCGAATGTTAGCTGGCCTCGAGAAGCCGACCTCCGGCACCATCGAGATAGGCGGGGAAGACGTCACGGATGTGCACGCGAAGAACCGTGACGTCGCGATGGTCTTCCAGAACTACGCGCTGTACCCGCACAAGACGGTCTTCGAGAACATGGAGTTTGGGCTCCGAATGAGCACAAGCATGAGCAAAGAAGAGCGGGAACGCCGGGTCGTCGAGACTGCGGAGATGATGGACATCGACGAACTCCTCGAGGACAAACCGGACGAACTCTCCGGCGGGCAGAAACAGCGCGTCGCGCTCGGGCGTGCGATCGTCCGCGAACCGGACGTGTTCCTGTTCGACGAACCGCTCAGCAATCTCGACGCGAAGCTCCGCACGACCATGCGCGCGGAGATTCAACGTCTCCAGGAAGAACTCGACATCACCGCCGTCTACGTCACCCACGACCAGGAGGAGGCGATGACGATGGGCGACAAGATCGTCATCCTCAACGACGGCAAGCTCCAGCAGGTCGGCGCACCGAACACTGTCTACAACGAGCCGGCAAACAGGTTCGTCGGTGGGTTCATCGGTTCGCCGTCGATGAATTTCCTGGAAGTGGCCGTCGAGCAGTCCGGGGACCGACTGATGCTGGACGACGGCGATGGGTTCCGCTACGAACTCTCCTCGGAGTACTCGACGAGCCTCCCGGTCGGCGCCGGGGATTCGGTGATCCTCGGTATCCGCCCCGAGCACATTTTCCCGGCCGACGGAGACGGAATCGAGACGACTGTCAAAGTCGTCGAACCCGTCGGCAGCGACAACTACCTCTACCTCGACCTCGGCGAAGACGTAGACGAGTTCATGGCTCGCGTCCCGGCCGACTTCAAACCCGAACCAGACGAGTGCATCGAGATCACGCTCGCTGATAGAGACATTCGTCTGTTCGACGCGGAAACCG containing:
- a CDS encoding mandelate racemase/muconate lactonizing enzyme family protein — protein: MSIDYSKLRDPNAEYTMRDLSAETMQVTRERGGGRDVEITDVQTTMIDGNFPWTLVRIYTDAGIVGTGEAYWGAGAPELIERMAPFLRGENPLDIDRLTEHLVQKMSGEGSIGGVTVTAISGIEVALHDLAGKILEVPAYQLLGGKYRDEVRVYCDCHTEEEADPIACADEAERVVDELGYDALKFDLDVPSGHEKDRANRHLRPPEIEHKTSIVEAVTERVGSRADVAFDCHWSFSGESAKRLAKRLEEYDVWWLEDPVPPENHDVQREVTQSTTTPVAVGENVYRTHGQRRLLEEQAVDIIAPDMPKVGGMRETSKIADLADLYYVPVAMHNVASPVATMGSVHVGASISNMLAVEYHSYELEWWADLVEEDVIEDGYIEVPEEPGLGVTLDMDVVEEQMVEGEELFDEA
- a CDS encoding sugar ABC transporter permease; the protein is MIDDIEKTIEQVRTGRRSVLDVGKTVAGSAGATLLVVLLMFPVYWIVSASFSQGTALLSSEGLFADPSTYNLDAYRWVLFESNFIWQNGEFGEPGALFNSLIVVFVTVSVSLSVIIPGAYALSRRNFEGREKVLYGYVLFTQVGAGLSIATLVALYALFVNLGLSNNLFVLGLFYAAGAIPFNTWLLKTFMDNIPVSYEEAAIVDGASQWQVIREVILPLSKPGIAVILIFTFLAGWNEFIIAQTLLQPENYTLSVELYALATDEYETPWTEFAAFAILFALPIAIIYFAAQNYVESGLSFGGMEG
- a CDS encoding carbohydrate ABC transporter permease → MSTSFFERFSDRGQQQLPGFLEDRDWLAFFLVAPGIVLFLSFMLFPIAFLIYLSFTDATHTGTVIGGEANFIGIDNYVQLFTDTQFWNSLGVTWLFLAVSVTAKIIVGVAIALVLTHARVRGKRYMRALVIVPLGFPEIFSITVWRGMFSSARFGPFNEILSMYNSAVASIVGVIDWLLFFVTINAPEFLLVDIPVAWFGSRWSTFASYVTTEVWLAYPFMVIIIVSALQDVPMELHDAAKVDGAGYFHRFWHVTMPAIKRPVMFASILTAAASFQQFLVPWVFNRGGPARDNELILVYGFREAIELNEYALSSAIMVTALVFVGMFMWIAVKKGNLADGVSNE
- a CDS encoding extracellular solute-binding protein, which encodes MQRRQVLAGIGGLTTMSVAGCLGGSDDQGTTLWHDFTDAEQSDLEDHVAAFNEDRDEELNVEQVPEIVDQLDTAIPSGEGPETFGWAHDWVGTYYDRDFIYDASDDLSIDLEGTFTEAAVQAAQWEGGVYGIPYASEAVTLMYNEDMVDEPPETLDEMVEIMDEYHDPEEGMYGLSCPPADPYFISTFAQAFGGRFFDSETEDTHIDEDDFVEGVELLQNEIWPYVPADPAYEAQIPVFADGNAPFAINGPWEVDGFRDSDIDVTVTSMPDIEGGDPTPYTGIQLWYFTSNLEDAPEEEVETAVEWAEWHATSEDAIVSNAQNHGSIPVHQEYADDDDLGDDVAAFAETVSMGIQMPAHERMDQVWNPVEDALEQVFNDQESAEDAMDAAAEEIRSRWD
- a CDS encoding ABC transporter ATP-binding protein, which codes for MARVTIDSLRKEYDVGRVVAVDDLDLEIEDGEFVTVVGPSGCGKTTTLRMLAGLEKPTSGTIEIGGEDVTDVHAKNRDVAMVFQNYALYPHKTVFENMEFGLRMSTSMSKEERERRVVETAEMMDIDELLEDKPDELSGGQKQRVALGRAIVREPDVFLFDEPLSNLDAKLRTTMRAEIQRLQEELDITAVYVTHDQEEAMTMGDKIVILNDGKLQQVGAPNTVYNEPANRFVGGFIGSPSMNFLEVAVEQSGDRLMLDDGDGFRYELSSEYSTSLPVGAGDSVILGIRPEHIFPADGDGIETTVKVVEPVGSDNYLYLDLGEDVDEFMARVPADFKPEPDECIEITLADRDIRLFDAETGDSLLHEDEPVSTPTP